One genomic window of Hyperolius riggenbachi isolate aHypRig1 chromosome 7, aHypRig1.pri, whole genome shotgun sequence includes the following:
- the LOC137525442 gene encoding E3 ubiquitin-protein ligase TRIM39-like, with translation MASASLGEELSCSICLSLYTEPVTLTCGHSFCRDCIVTVLETQKASGKVYSCPECRREYPKRPLLRKNRKLSNIVDNFTAMQQEKPEVQCTFCVDAPVPAVKTCQHCETSMCDKHLTAHNKTVDHMLVEPTSSFIRKKCSIHKKLLEYYCSEDSTFLCVSCCLVGTHKGHQVELLEEASQKKKKELKGVLKKMAPKRGINEERIQSLQDHKRKAQEKAADEKKRVTALFEDIRRQLEVHEMKVLNEITRQEEQISQSVSDLIQDLETQGGDLSRKMARIEKMCNMTDPITVLLDPKSDTADQDMEEPSVPGLDNFLILLELKKSINELITQMESKVDSCLLKKADLLLDAKTAHDLLDLSDDYRTASASETSYYRPHSQKRFITFPQVMSTQSFSSGRHYWEVEVSDYGEWDFGVSYPSIEREGEESGIGDNNKSWSFRRNDDELFAYHDYSEIMSLKPQSTCRRLGIYLDYEAGRLSFYQVDDAFSHLHTFTATFTEPLHAAFYVNYGGWVEILP, from the coding sequence ATGGCGTCCGCCTCTCTAGGAGAAGAGCTGAGCTGCTCTATATGCCTGAGCCTGTATACAGAGCCGGTGACACTGACATGTGGACACAGCTTCTGCCGGGATTGTATTGTGACTGTGCTGGAGACACAGAAGGCATCAGGAAAAGTGTATTCCTGTCCAGAATGCAGAAGGGAGTATCCAAAACGCCCTCTGCTGAGGAAAAACAGGAAGCTGTCCAACATTGTGGACAATTTCACAGCCATGCAACAAGAGAAACCTGAGGTTCAGTGTACGTTTTGTGTGGATGCCCCAGTGCCAGCCGTTAAGACTTGCCAACACTGTGAAACCTCTATGTGTGATAAACACCTAACAGCTCATAACAAGACAGTGGACCACATGTTAGTGGAGCCCACGTCATCGTTCATCAGAAAgaaatgctccattcacaaaaaaCTCCTGGAGTATTATTGCTCTGAGGACTCCACCTTTCtgtgtgtgtcctgctgtcttgTTGGGACTCATAAAGGACACCAGGTGGAACTTCTAGAGGAGGCTTCtcagaagaaaaagaaagaactAAAAGGTGTACTAAAAAAGATGGCACCAAAGAGAGGTATAAATGAAGAGAGAATTCAGAGCTTACAGGACCACAAgagaaaagcacaagaaaaagcagCTGATGAGAAGAAGAGAGTCACGGCTCTGTTTGAGGACATCAGGAGACAGCTGGAAGTCCATGAGATGAAAGTCCTGAATGAGATCACCAGGCAAGAAGAGCAGATATCACAGTCTGTCTCTGATTTAATCCAGGATCTGGAGACACAAGGAGGGGATCTGTCCAGGAAGATGGCTCGCATTGAGAAGATGTGTAATATGACTGACCCAATAACTGTCCTACTAGACCCAAAATCCGACACAGCTGACCAAGATATGGAGGAACCTTCTGTTCCTGGTCTGGATAATTTTCTAATTTTGCTTGAattaaaaaaatccataaatgAACTTATTACTCAAATGGAATCAAAAGTTGATTCCTGTTTGCTAAAGAAAGCAGATCTGTTACTGGATGCAAAAACTGCACATGATCTTTTGGATTTGTCTGATGACTACAGAACTGCCTCAGCCTCTGAAACGAGTTACTATAGACCACATTCACAGAAGAGGTTTATTACATTCCCTCAGGTGATGAGTACTCAGAGCTTTTCCTCTGGgagacattactgggaagtggaggTCAGTGATTATGGAGAGTGGGATTTTGGGGTAAGCTATCCTAGTatagagagagaaggggaggaatCTGGCATTGGAGATAATAACAAATCTTGGAGTTTCCGCAGAAATGATGATGAACTTTTTGCTTACCATGATTACTCAGAGATAATGTCGTTAAAACCTCAGTCTACCTGCAGAAGATTAGggatatatctggattatgaAGCTGGACGTCTGTCCTTCTACCAGGTGGATGACGCATTTAGCCATTTacacaccttcactgccaccttcactgagcccctccatgctgcttTCTATGTGAATTACGGAGGTTGGGTGGAGATTTTACCCTAA